CTTGCCTGCTAAGCAAGTGTGGGAGTAATCCCACCGAGGGTTCGAATCCCTCCCTCTCCGCCAAAGAATGGGGGAGTGTATCCCCCATTTTAAATAGTAAGTGCCCGTAGCTCAATTGGATAGAGCGTCAGACTGCGGATCTGAAGGTTGGGAGTTCAAATCTCCCCGGGCACGCCAAAGAAAGCGAGACTTTTGTCTCGCTTTTTTTGTAATATTTTTGGAACGAGTTCCAAGAATTTTTAAAAGTGTGTATTTGAAAAATGATAAAATAAAAAAGTAATAAACTTGAAAGGAGGGGATATATATGAAAAGAGCTTTATTGTTAGTAACATCATTAATACTTATGCTTGGATTGTTTTTTGGTTGTTTAAATTTACCTGTAGAAACTGAGCAAGGTATAAAAGTTGACGGCATTTTAGACGAATGGGTAAATCTGAATGAAGATGCTATAGGTGACGGTTATTGGGGAGCAGGTAACGATATAATAAAAGTAGGGGTTTCATTTGATGCAAGTTTTGTTTATTTTGCTGGGGATTTTAAAAAGGAAGGATTTAATAATTTAATATTCTTAGTAGACTTTTCATCATTAACTGGTGCAACAAGTACAGTCGGGCATCCATGGACCAGAAATTACGTGTTTGATTCAGGCGATATTGATTTAGTTATTGAAACATGGGGAGACGGTTTTGCCATGTGGAAAGTTACACAAGATGGAACTTTTACTGAAATTACCAGCGAAGCAACTCTTGCATATACAGGGAACACAGCTGATGGCGCAGAAAGATTTGTTGAAATTGCTGTTCCTTTAAGTTCTCTTGGTATAACTTCAACTGATAATTTGCAAATTAATTATGTTACATCCATAACAGGTGGTTTTGATGGTACTTCGCAGTGGTTGGGTGATTTTGCGCCAGATCAAGATGCTACTTCAACGGATGGTTCATTTACTCCGGCTGCGACTATAACTCAGTTTTATCAAGTGCCATAAATAATATTGTGAGTTATAATTTTTTGGGGGCAGTTGCCCCCATTGTTATTGCAATGGAGGTGAAATAGTGAAAAAATTTTTGTTCTTTACTTTACTTTTTTTCATTTTACTTTCTTTCTTTGGGTGTATGAAACTATTCAACCTGTCTTTAGAACCGGGAATATATGTAGTAGGTGAATGGAATAATTGGATTCCAACAGAAAATGACCGGATGTATTTAAACAACGGTATTTATGAAATAGAGCTTCCTGTAGCTTCAATTACTTTTTCCCCAGGAAGTAATGGAAATATAGGATGGTACAAAGTAGTATATGTAGGAACTAATGAAACGAAAATTCAATCTTCCATTCCTGTGTGGCAAGAAAATTTAGGCGTTGCTACTTCTATAACTATATATGCTTCTCCTGATTTAATGCGTGATGGATTTGCTTTTGGTGCAGGAGATAGTGAAAAAGAAACAGGGGATTGGTATTGTGCAGGTGAATTTAATAACTGGCAACTGGCACCGATGAATAAAATTGATGGAAAATTTGTGTATACTTTGGAAATAAGTGTAAATCAGGGAGATAGTTTTTATTACAAAATTGCAAGAAATTTGGATTGGAAACCATATGAAGAGCAATTTGACGGAAAAAATTACAATGCTGGTTATGGTCAGGATGCTTATTTTGTAGCTGATAAATCTGGAACTTCAATTGTGATTGAGTATGATCCAAAATTGAGCATTCTTAAGGCTTATGTTAAGTGAGGTGATAATGTGAAAGTGAAAAGTACGTTACTTTTTTTGTTAATTATTGTTTCTATTTCTTTTGCATATATATCTCCTTCATTTTCACTTAAATTAACTTATACAGCTGACTTTACGAACAATTTTCCAGAACTAGTTCCAAGTTATTATATTTCAACAAACTTTTGGATTAACACAAGTATTCTTGGAAGTAATTTTTCTGGAACCTTTTCGATAGGAGGAAGTAGTTTAGACTCTGCTGAATTAAATTTTTCAAAAAATAAATTTGGATTCAATGTTTACAAAAATAGGGTATTTGGAAATACAGATGATAATTTGGGTTTGTATAAATTTGATATAGGTTCAGATGGAATAATGGTCAAATATTCAAATTTTTATTTATTTTTATACAACAGTTTGAATTTAAATTATTTAAAATATGAAGGATATAACAAAAAAATCGTATTTGGATCGAGAGACAATAGGACTGATTTTCTCTTTCAAATATCTTTTCCAACTTTTGTGAATATTTCTCTGGAAACTATTTATACAAATTATGAAAACTTGAGTTTTGAAAAGGGAGTTTATCAAATAGGTATAACTGATAGAAACTGGAATTGGGGACTTAAATATACTTATGTGGGTTCTGAAGTTTCGTTGCCAGAATATACTAATATAAATATTTTTAATAAGCATTTGATTAATCTTTGGTACAATTTTCAGAATGTAAGTGTCTGGACTAATATTAAAAGTGATGAGAATGGTTTAAACTTTCAAGATTTGAGTGAAATAGGGTTTAACATGAATTTTTCAAATTTTTCCGCTTCTTTTTCGAAAATTGGCTTTAATGATTTTGGTTTAACTCCAGAACAATGGGGAAAGTTTAATTTTACTATAAATAGTTCATTTAAACTTTTTGGATTTAATGGAAAGGTTTCCTATTCTTTTGGAAATCCAGCGCATAATACTATAGGAACTTTGGGAGAAGTGTACTATTTAGAATTGTCGAAAACCTTTGGGAATCTTTCGATTTTCAGTAAATTTCAAAGGATAGTTGGAGTGTATGAAATAAGAAATACCTTGTATGCGGAATTGAAACTTACAGGATTTTCAAATGGAGAAGTAAAATTATCGATAGGAAATGGAGATTTTTATAATGTCAATACTTTCAAGGAAATTGTTTCTTTAGAGTTTAACACTTGGTGGTAATTGGAGGTGTGAGAATGGTAAAGAAAATTTTTATTTTAGTTATATTGTCAATAGTTATACTTTCATTTTCAAATGTTTATGTTGAAAATGATAAAGTATTTTTTTCGTTTGAATATGATGCAGAACAAGTATATTTAGCTGGTAATTTTAACAATTGGTCTCCTACATCTTTACCAATGAAAAATGTGAATGGGATATGGATGATTTCACTAGAACTTCAACCAGGTGAATATCAATATAAATTTGTGGTAAATGGAGAACAATGGATAGAGGATCCAGATGCTCCTTCTTTTGTTGATGATGGATTTGGAGGGAAAAATGGAGCGTTTCTTCTTGCTAATGAGAATGGTAAGTTAGTAATAAAACCAGTTGGGGAAAGTGTAGAAGAAAAAATGGAATATGAATATAACGAAAACAGAGAAGACACAATATTTGTTGATGGAGAAGGATATGTGGTTATAAGATATTACAATCCTGAAGCAGACTATGTAATGATAGCTGGTGATTTTAATGATTGGGATCCAGAAAGTTTAGAAATGTACGAAATTGATGATGGATGGTGGGAAGCAGTACTTGAACTTGATCCTGGGGTTTATCAATACAAATTTGTAGTGAATGGGGAACAATGGGTAGAAGATCCAAATGCTTTTGCATATGCTCCGGATGGTTTTGGAGGAAAGAATTCTGTTCTCGAGGTCTATGTAGAAAACGGAAGACTATCAGTAAAAGCTCCAGGATTATCTGGTTTAACAAATGAAGTTGTTGAAAAGGAAGTTGAGGAAGTTCCTTTGGGAGTTAGTGTTATTAATGGAAAAGTTTATTTCAAAGTGGAAAAAAAGGAAGCTTCAAAAGCTTATCTTGCAGGGAGTTTTAACAACTGGGATCCTCAATCAATAGAGATGAAAATGGTAGATGGTTATTGGCAAGTTTCATTAGAGTTAAGTCCTGGAAGTTATCAATACAAATATGTGTTTATTATTAATGGTAATCAAAACTGGAAGGAAGATCCATATTCACCTGCATATGTTCCAGATGGCTTTGGAGGGAAAAATTCGGCTTTTAATCTTGTGAAAAAAGATGGTGAATTAACCATTGAAGCCCCTGAAGAGGTATCTTCACAATCGCAAGTTGGTATCAGCGGAAATTATTCTTTCAATTTAACTTATAAATATGATCCTACCAACATTTTACAAGGTGTTAGCTTTACAAATTCGTTAACTTTAGTTTTTACTCCTTCAGATGAGATCAATTTTGCTTTAAATTTTTCTGGGGCCAATATAGAATATGCACAACTAAATTTTGGATGGAAAAATTTTACAATTATGGCTCATTACAATACCCCAATTGATTATCCAATAGAAGGAGCAAGAAACGGAATTTATATTGCATATAAAGATATGTTATTTGGAGATATTGGGATTAATAACAATCAAGTATCTTTCCTCGTTGGTATTAATTTTAACAACTTTTCAGTTTCATACGGAAGTAACTATTTTAACAACGAAAATACCATATTAGCGGGGTATAATTTCGATTATTTAGGAATTGATTCCAATGTTTTAGGTGGAGTTTCAATTGAAACTTTTAATCCCATGGTATTTTTACAAATAAATGGTAGCAACTGGAGCGTAGATTTACTTTATAAAGAAAATTCGCTTTCGACTAATTTTGTAATGTTTAAATGGGAAATGCTTGGGAAGTATTCTTTCTTGGATGGTACTTACAATTTCTCCTTGTATGTTCCAGTTTTCGAAAAATTCCAATTGTTTGGTGGTTATGAACATAAAATATCTACTGATGAATTTTCCGGAGGGTTAGGACTATACGATGATGATTATAATGTGAATTTAGGAATTAGATTTGAAATGTCAAATATCTACATTGATATTTTTGGAAATGTGAGTTTTTGATCTTAAAGTTAAAAATAACAGTTATTAAAAACCCCGGTATTTGTATAACCGGGGTTTTTTGTTTGTGTTGAAAAAATATTCGAAAGATAGGATTATAGCACTTTAAAGAAATTATTCGCTGTTTTTCAGTTAATTTTATTAGATTTCTAATTTGACTTAGGTATAGAATTTTTGGTAAAAGTATTATGAAAACGTTTTCGAAAACGATTTCAGAGAGGTGAAAAAAATTGAAAAAGACTGGAATTTTTAATTCTGAAATTTCAAGAATAATAGCTAGATTAGGACATAAAGATAAGATTGCAATTGTTGATATGGGATTTCCTATTCCTAATTGTGTGGAAAGAATAGATATAGTTCTTGATTATGGCAAACCAACATTTGAAGAAGTTTTAAAGGTAATATTAAAAGAGTTAAAAGTTGAAGGAATAGTTATTGCAAAAGAATCTTCGAAAGCTTTTGAACAGATTTTTAGGAAAAATATTCCCGAAGTTGAAATTAAGAAAGTTACACATGAAGAACTTAAAGCTGCTATTAAAGAAGTGGTAGCTGTCATAAGAACGGGTGATGTTACGCCATACAGTAATGCAATACTAATTTCTGGGGTGATTTTTTAAATGGGAAAGATATTAGAAATGAAGAAAATTACAAAGACTTTTCCAGGAGTTGTTGCGTTAAAAAATGTAGATTTTGATCTTTACGAGGGAGAAGTTCATGCGTTATTGGGAGAAAATGGTGCTGGAAAAAGCACTTTAATCAAAATAATCAGCGGTGTTCATAAACCAGATTCTGGAGAAATGATTATTAATGGTAAAAAAACACTTTTTTCAAATCCAACAGAAGCTATAAAGGAAGGAATAGCTACCATTCACCAGGAATTAAATTTATTTGAGGAATTGACAGTATTTGAAAATATATTTGTTGGCAACATTGAAAAATTTACTTTTTCAAAATTTAAAATGTTGAAGTTTGCTGAGCGGTTGTTAAATGAATTGGGATTTCCAATAAGGGCAGAGGAGAAAATAAAAAATTTAAATACATCGGAAAAACAATTAGTTTCAATAGCAAAAGCTTTGTCATTAAATGCAAAGATAATTATAATGGATGAACCAACAGCGGCAATTACTGAGCATGAAACTATAAGACTTTTTGAAATAATAAAAGATTTAAAAAAGAAGGGAATTTCGATCATTTTTATTTCGCATAGGCTTGAGGAGGTTTTTGAAATTGCCGATAGAGTGACAGTCTTGAGAGACGGGGTACTTATTGGAACAGGGAAAATAGAAGAGTTTTCGAAAGAAAAGTTAATTAAAATGATGGTTGGAAGAAAAATCGAAGAAATGTATCCAAAGTTTAACGTTATTACAAATAAAGAAATATTTAGAATAGAAAATCTAATGGTTGGTAACTATGTTCGCGATGTTTCTTTCAATGTAAACAGAGGAGAGATTTTTGGTATTGCTGGTTTAGTGGGTTCAGGAAAGTTGGAGATTGCTTTGGGTATATATGGTTACTTGCGTTCAAAATGGGAAAAATTAGTGTTGGATGGGAAAAATTATTTACCAAGTAAAAACATGTTAAAGTATGGAATTGCTTTAGTTCCTGAGGACAGGAAACAAATGGGGCTAGTGTTAGATTTAGATGTGATGAAGAATATAATTTTACCAAATGTTGATGAGGTAACAAAGTTTGGGAAAATTTCGTGGAAAAAATCAAAAATGATAGTTCAGGAAGAAGTTGAAAAATATGCAGTAAAGGTTTCATCAATTAAACAAAAAGTAAAAACTTTGTCGGGAGGAAATCAGCAAAAAGTTGTTTTATCAAAGGTTTTAAGAAAAAGACCGAAAATAATTTTTTTAGTGGAACCAACTAGGGGGATCGATGTGGGAGCAAAAGTTGAGGTTTATAATATCGTAAATAGGTTAGCTAATGAAGGTGTTGGGGTAGTATTTATTTCTTCAGAACTTCCCGAAATTGTCAGTCTTTGTGATAGAGTATTGGTAATGCATAGAGGACGATCCATGGGTATTCTTGAAAAAGATGAAATAAATCAGGAAAATATATTAAAATTAGCGACAGGAGTTGATATTTAATGAGTTGGAGAAATGTTTTAAAAAAACTCAAAGAGTATCCAGCGATAGTAGGTTTTTTTGGAATAGTGATTTTCTTTTCTTTGTTAAGTGACAGGTTTTTGTCTCTATCAAATTTTATTAATGTGTTTAGACAAGTTTCTATCCAAGCAATTATTGCTTTTGGTATGACTTTAGTAATTATTTCTGGTGGTATTGATTTATCGGTTGGTTCAGTTTTGGCTTTTTCAGCAGTTGTAATGGCTTCGATTGTGAAAGGCGGCTCGGTATTTTTGGGTATATTAGCTGCATTACTTGTTGGGGCAATTTTAGGAGCTGTTAACGGGCTAATTATTACCAAGGGAAAAATTCAACCGTTTATTGTTACACTGGCCACTATGGCGATTGCAAGATCTTTAACTTTAGTTTATTCTCAGGGGATGCCGATAACAGGTTTTCCACGTTCTTTTAGAACAATAGGTCGAGGAGATGTCTTAGGAATTCCGATTCCGATTATTATAATGTTTATTGTATTCGGGATTATTTATTATATATCCATGTATACAAAACTGGGGCTTTATACATATGCAATAGGTGGTAATGAAATTGCCGCAAAACTTAGTGGAGTAAAAGTAGATAAATATAAAATAATTATTTATACAATAAGCGGACTTCTTTCAGCTGCAAGTGCTATTATTCTTACTTCACGTTTAAACAGTGCTCAACCTACATTTGGTACGGGATATGAATTAGATGCTATTGCAGCGGTTGTTTTGGGAGGGGCTAGTTTAGCAGGTGGTAAAGGTTCTGTTGTTGGTACTTTATTTGGAGCTTTGATTATGGGCATCTTGAATAATGGGTTAAATTTACTTAATGTTTCTCCATTCTACCAACAAGGTGTAAAAGGTATAGTCATATTAATTGCGGTGTTGCTTGAAAGAGAAAACTAGGAGGTGGAAGTATGAAAAAAGTGTTTTTCGTGATGCTTATTTTAGTGATGTTTGTGGTAAGTGCATTTAGCTACAAAATAGGGCTATCTTTGTCTACACTTAACAACCCATTTTTTGTGACTCTTAGGGATGGGGCAATTGATAAAGCAAAGGAATTGGGAATAGATTTAATTGTAGTTGATGCTCAAGATAAACCATCTAAACAACTCAATGATATTGAAGATTTGATTCAGCAAAGAGTTGATTTAATCATTATCAATCCAACAGATAGTGACGCAATCGTTGTTGCTGTTGAAGAAGCAAATGATGCAGGGATTCCAGTTATAACGGTAGACAGGGGTTCAAATGGTGGAAAAGTGGTAGCACATATTGCTTCGGATAATGTATTGGGTGGAGCAATGGCAGCAAAATTTATCGCTGAAATGTTAAATGGAAAAGGTAAAGTTGTGGAACTAGTTGGTATTCCAGGAACGTCAGCTGCAAGGGATAGAGGCTTGGGATTTGAAACTGAATTAAAAAAATATCCTGGACTTGTTCTTGTAGCAAAACAAACAGCTAATTTCAACAGAGCTGAAGGATTAACGGTAATGGAGAATTTACTTGAAGCATATCCTGATATTGATGCTGTTTTTGCACAAAATGATGAAATGGCGTTAGGAGCAATTGAAGCAATAAAAGCTGCAGGAAAACTTGATAAAATAATTGTTGTGGGGTTTGATGCTATCCCCGATGCAATTGAAGCAGTTAAAAAGGGAGAGATGGCAGCTACAATCGCTCAACAACCATATTTAATGGGTCAGCTAGCTGTCCAAAAGGCATACGAATATCTAGAAACCCATACAATTTACATACCAGTTGAGTTAAAATTAGTAACAGAATGATGAAATAAACACTTAGGGGGTTTCCCCCTAAGTGTTTGCTTTGGAGGGAAATATGGGAAAACATAGTATTAAGGAAGTAGCAAAAAAAGCAGGTGTATCAATTTCAACAGTTTCAAGGGTATTAAATAATTCTGCACCAGTTTCAGAAAAATTAAGACGGAAAGTAGAAAAAGCTATAGAAGAGCTTGGATATTATCCCAGCCATTTAGCTAAAAGTTTAAGAAAAGGTGAAACTGGAACAATAGGATTTATTCTACCAGATATTACTAACCCATTTTTTGCAAATATTGTTAGAGGAGCAGAAGACTATTTAAGAAATGAAGGATATAACTTAATTTTATGCAATTCAGACCAAAACCAGATGCAAGAAATAGAACTTCTCAAGGTTTTGATTTCTAAAAACATTGATGGATTACTTTTTACGGGTACTGGATCTTCCAATCCGTTGTTATTGGAAAAGATTCAACATGGATTAAAGGTAGTTTTTCTGGATAGGATTATACAGGGAATTAACTCTTCTTATGTTATTATTGATAACAAAAAAGGAATGAATTTGCTTTTAGATTATTTGATAGGAAAAGGTCATAAAAATTTTGTTTTCATTAATGGAAACAAAGAAACTTTTAGTGCAAGGATAAGATATGAGACTTTTGTTAAAAGAATTAGAACCGAAAATTTGAAGTTCAAACATTATTTTACCGAATTTTCATATGAAGCGGGTTATTCAAAAGCTAAAAAATTAAAAGAATTACCTGATGTAATTTTATGTGGGAATGACTTGATTGCTTATGGAGTAATTGATGCATTGGAAGAAAAAGGATATAAGGTTCCTGAAGATGTGAGTGTTACGGGATTTGATGACATTCCTTTTTCAAAACATTTTAAGCCTCCATTAACTACTGTTTATCAACCAATGTATGAAATGGGAAAAAAAGCCGCAGAATTATTATTAAAAATTATAAAGGGTGAGAAGTTAATAAACAAAGGAGTAATTTTATCACCCCAACTTATTATCAGAGAATCTACTAAGGAGATGGTAAATAAATGATATCGGTTGTAGGTAGTTCTAATATGGATATAGTATTATCAGTAGAACAATTTACAAAACCTGGTGAAACTCAAAAGGCAAAAAAATTAGAGTTCTTTCCTGGAGGAAAGGGTTCAAATCAGGCTGTTACAGTAGCAAAATTATCAAATCAAAAATTATATTTTTTGACTTGTATAGGTAATGATTCATATGGAAAGTTTTTAAAAAGACGATATGATGAACTAAATATATCAGGTTATAATGTTGTTGACGAAAGTAACGGTTTAGCTTTTATTGAAGTTACTCAATGGGGAGAAAATAGGATAATTATTTTTCAAGGAGCAAACAATTATTTAACTAAAAAACTAGTTGAAGAAAGAATAGATATTCTTATCAAATCTAATATGGTTCTTCTTCAAAATGAAATACCATTTAGTACAACTATATATGTAGCGGAAATATTTAAAAAAAGCGGTAAAATAGTAATTTTTGATCCTGCACCTGTTGAAGGTATATCTAAAGAAATATTTGAATATGTTGATTATTTAACTCCAAACGAAGAAGAAATTAGATTATTAACAATTAAATTTTTTGGTAAATTTATTTCTTTAGAAGATAGTTATCATAAATTTAGAAAATTAGGATTGAAAAAACTTTTAGTTAAATTAGGAGATAAAGGGATTAAATATTTTGATGAAACACAAATAATTGAGCAACCATCGTTTAAAGTCAAAGCAGTTGATACAACAGCAGCTGGAGATGTGTTCAATGGAGCATTCGCTGTTGCTTTAACTGAAGGAAAAAACATAAAAGAAGCTATTAAATTTGCTACAGCTGCTGCAGCAATATCTGTAACAAGAAAAGGAGCGCAAAGTTCTATACCAACAAAGCAAGAAGTGGAAAAGTTCTTAAAATATTATTAAAATAGATAATATATTTAAATTGTATGATTTTCAAAAATTGGATAGTTGCTATTTATAAACAACAAACATGACTTCAAAGTTCTATTGAAGTCATGTTTTTAATTTTTTTGTTTTAGTAATGTAATCCAACTTGTTTTCAAAGTTATAGGTATAGTTTCAAAAATTTTGTCCTTCCATTGCAACAATTTTTATTTTTCATTTTTGGTTGTATTTTTAATTGTTTTTGAGATTACTGATAAGGACTTTAAAATGAAGAATTCAAAAATGTTTGATGAAATTGAGTTTTTCTAATTTAATTAAAAGGTTGAGTTTTTAATGAAAATATTAGAAAGGTATCTTAATATGTTGGAGGTTTTAATTGATTTGATTAGAGAATAAAATTGAGAGTTAGAGAAGGGAGTAAAAATGATTATCTAAAAATGTCTTTAAGATTTAGAAAACTTTTTTAATCAACATTTCCTTACAAAAAACAAGGGTATAAGAAATCTGTCTTTATTTATATTGGATTATTATAGATTATTGTTGTTTAGAAGCAATTAATAGATTATTTTGTTTATATTTCTGATAATAGCTGTGAATTTGGTAAATTTAATTTTTAGTAAAGTATGGTAAAATTAAAAGCATCTAACTTTATGAATGGGAGGGGTAAATATGAAAAAGTACATTAGTCTACTTCTTAGCTTACTTTTAGTGGTTATAGTACTTGGGAACTTTGGTGTGAAAAACGTTATTTATTTTATTGGTGACGGTATGGGAATTAATCAGATACTTCTGGCAAGTTATATCGAAGGAAGAACTTTGAATATCATGAAAGCACCTTATGTTGGATTTGCTACAACATATTCTGCAAATTCTTTGGTTACAGATTCAGCAGCAGCTGGAACGGCTTTGGCTGCAGGGTTCAAAACAAACAATGGAATGATTGGTATGCTTCCTGACGGAACAATTGTACCATCAATTTTTGAAGTAGTTTCTAAATATGGCGTCAAAACAGGAATAGTTGTTACTTGTAGAGTAACTCATGCTACTCCTGGAGCATTTTATGGCCATGTAACAAGCCGAAAGGATGAAAATACACTTGCAGAACAGTTAATTAATAGTAGTATAGATGTTGTTATGGGTGGCGGATGGAGGAATTTTGTTGCAACTGGTGGAAAAAGGAAAGATGGAAAAGATCTTATAGCACTTGCAAAGAAAAAAGGTTTTGATTATATTACAACAAAATCAGAACTTATGAATTACAATGGAGATAGATTACTTGCATTATTTTCTTCCAGTCACCTTTCTGCTGCAAGTGAACGATCTGGCGAACAGCCAATGTTATATGAGATGGTTGAAAAGGCACTTGAAATACTTTCCAAAGATGGACAACCATTCTTCCTGATGGTAGAAGGTTCCCAAATAGACTGGGAGGGTCACGGGAATGATCCATACGGTGTTTGGAAAGAAATGATGGAGTTTGATAAAGCTATAGGTGTAGCATTGAAATTTTTGGAAACTCATCCAGATACGCTTATAGTTGTTACAGCTGATCATGAAACTGGTGGCCTTGGACTTTCTACCGGGGGATATACCCTTGATACTGACTTAGTAAAAAAATATCAAAAAACAGCAGACTGGATGGTTAGAAATTATGATGTTGAAAATGAACAAGAATTTAAAGCAGCAGTGAAAAAATTCTTTGGTATTGATTTGACGAAAGATGATATAGCAAGATTAAAAGAAGCAAAAAAATCATCTAATCCATATGCCCTTGGCAATGTATTTGGAGAAATAATAAGTGAAAAAGCAAAAATAGGATGGACAACACACGATCATACAGCAGCACCAGTACCTGTATTTGCATTTGGCGCTGGAGCAGAGAATTTTGGAGGTTTCATGGACAATACTGATATTCCAAGAATAATAGCAAGATTGGCGGGATATTCCTTGTCAAGAGAAACATTTGTGATTGGAACTGGTAAATGACAAATTATATTGAATAATTAATTATAGAAACAAAGGGGGGGGAGAATTCCCCCCTTGTATTATATGCTTTTATTTTATGTATAGTTATGAAAAAACGTAATCACAGCTTTTTTACACAATTTTCATATCAGCTACATTTACTCCAGCCACATTTTCTGCAACTCATGCATCCTTCCTGCTTTATGATACTATTTTTTGATAAACAGGATGGACAATAAGTGTTACCATCAGCATCTATATAATAACCTTCACTCCATTCAAGTTCATTTACCATTACAAATTTTTCTACTTCTTCAGCTGATTTTATTGTTCCATCAATTACAAAAGCTTCATTGCTTTCAATTTCGCTGGAGCCCCAAAGTTCCACAAAATCTTCAATAGCTTTTGCAATTTCTTCAGCTAGTCCTTTAGTATATTCACCATTAACTTTTCTAAGTTGTTCAAGTATCTCATCGGCTGAAACTCCGGCTCTCAACGCAATTGAAGATAGTCTCCCAATTGATTCTGCAAGTTCAGTACCATTTGAAAGGAATATTTCGACAGCTTCTCCGTTATCATCGAAAGA
This is a stretch of genomic DNA from Thermosipho atlanticus DSM 15807. It encodes these proteins:
- a CDS encoding isoamylase early set domain-containing protein, whose protein sequence is MVKKIFILVILSIVILSFSNVYVENDKVFFSFEYDAEQVYLAGNFNNWSPTSLPMKNVNGIWMISLELQPGEYQYKFVVNGEQWIEDPDAPSFVDDGFGGKNGAFLLANENGKLVIKPVGESVEEKMEYEYNENREDTIFVDGEGYVVIRYYNPEADYVMIAGDFNDWDPESLEMYEIDDGWWEAVLELDPGVYQYKFVVNGEQWVEDPNAFAYAPDGFGGKNSVLEVYVENGRLSVKAPGLSGLTNEVVEKEVEEVPLGVSVINGKVYFKVEKKEASKAYLAGSFNNWDPQSIEMKMVDGYWQVSLELSPGSYQYKYVFIINGNQNWKEDPYSPAYVPDGFGGKNSAFNLVKKDGELTIEAPEEVSSQSQVGISGNYSFNLTYKYDPTNILQGVSFTNSLTLVFTPSDEINFALNFSGANIEYAQLNFGWKNFTIMAHYNTPIDYPIEGARNGIYIAYKDMLFGDIGINNNQVSFLVGINFNNFSVSYGSNYFNNENTILAGYNFDYLGIDSNVLGGVSIETFNPMVFLQINGSNWSVDLLYKENSLSTNFVMFKWEMLGKYSFLDGTYNFSLYVPVFEKFQLFGGYEHKISTDEFSGGLGLYDDDYNVNLGIRFEMSNIYIDIFGNVSF
- the rbsD gene encoding D-ribose pyranase, with amino-acid sequence MKKTGIFNSEISRIIARLGHKDKIAIVDMGFPIPNCVERIDIVLDYGKPTFEEVLKVILKELKVEGIVIAKESSKAFEQIFRKNIPEVEIKKVTHEELKAAIKEVVAVIRTGDVTPYSNAILISGVIF
- a CDS encoding sugar ABC transporter ATP-binding protein, translated to MGKILEMKKITKTFPGVVALKNVDFDLYEGEVHALLGENGAGKSTLIKIISGVHKPDSGEMIINGKKTLFSNPTEAIKEGIATIHQELNLFEELTVFENIFVGNIEKFTFSKFKMLKFAERLLNELGFPIRAEEKIKNLNTSEKQLVSIAKALSLNAKIIIMDEPTAAITEHETIRLFEIIKDLKKKGISIIFISHRLEEVFEIADRVTVLRDGVLIGTGKIEEFSKEKLIKMMVGRKIEEMYPKFNVITNKEIFRIENLMVGNYVRDVSFNVNRGEIFGIAGLVGSGKLEIALGIYGYLRSKWEKLVLDGKNYLPSKNMLKYGIALVPEDRKQMGLVLDLDVMKNIILPNVDEVTKFGKISWKKSKMIVQEEVEKYAVKVSSIKQKVKTLSGGNQQKVVLSKVLRKRPKIIFLVEPTRGIDVGAKVEVYNIVNRLANEGVGVVFISSELPEIVSLCDRVLVMHRGRSMGILEKDEINQENILKLATGVDI
- a CDS encoding ABC transporter permease, with amino-acid sequence MSWRNVLKKLKEYPAIVGFFGIVIFFSLLSDRFLSLSNFINVFRQVSIQAIIAFGMTLVIISGGIDLSVGSVLAFSAVVMASIVKGGSVFLGILAALLVGAILGAVNGLIITKGKIQPFIVTLATMAIARSLTLVYSQGMPITGFPRSFRTIGRGDVLGIPIPIIIMFIVFGIIYYISMYTKLGLYTYAIGGNEIAAKLSGVKVDKYKIIIYTISGLLSAASAIILTSRLNSAQPTFGTGYELDAIAAVVLGGASLAGGKGSVVGTLFGALIMGILNNGLNLLNVSPFYQQGVKGIVILIAVLLEREN
- a CDS encoding D-ribose ABC transporter substrate-binding protein, translated to MKKVFFVMLILVMFVVSAFSYKIGLSLSTLNNPFFVTLRDGAIDKAKELGIDLIVVDAQDKPSKQLNDIEDLIQQRVDLIIINPTDSDAIVVAVEEANDAGIPVITVDRGSNGGKVVAHIASDNVLGGAMAAKFIAEMLNGKGKVVELVGIPGTSAARDRGLGFETELKKYPGLVLVAKQTANFNRAEGLTVMENLLEAYPDIDAVFAQNDEMALGAIEAIKAAGKLDKIIVVGFDAIPDAIEAVKKGEMAATIAQQPYLMGQLAVQKAYEYLETHTIYIPVELKLVTE
- a CDS encoding LacI family DNA-binding transcriptional regulator, which encodes MGKHSIKEVAKKAGVSISTVSRVLNNSAPVSEKLRRKVEKAIEELGYYPSHLAKSLRKGETGTIGFILPDITNPFFANIVRGAEDYLRNEGYNLILCNSDQNQMQEIELLKVLISKNIDGLLFTGTGSSNPLLLEKIQHGLKVVFLDRIIQGINSSYVIIDNKKGMNLLLDYLIGKGHKNFVFINGNKETFSARIRYETFVKRIRTENLKFKHYFTEFSYEAGYSKAKKLKELPDVILCGNDLIAYGVIDALEEKGYKVPEDVSVTGFDDIPFSKHFKPPLTTVYQPMYEMGKKAAELLLKIIKGEKLINKGVILSPQLIIRESTKEMVNK